GACGTGGAGGGCTGCGCCCAGAGGAGGGGTTTCAGAGATACTAGAACATAACCCCCGTGGCCGATGCATCCAGCCTTAGCAAGGACATGCTTCCCACACGTGGCCGGAGGAGTCCGTGAGACCCAAATCGGCGTGGATTGTGTTGGGAGATCGCTGTGTTAGGCTCGGGGCTAGTGGGCTGGAATTCTTATTTTGCGGCTTACGGGTGAGATTCAGAGTCAGTCGTAGAGAACCACTGCCTCAGTACAGAGGACAAAGGTTTGGAACGTGTTCGGTGGGTGCTCAGAGCACAGTGATGCTGAAGATGCCATGGCCTCTCACCCGGAACTATTCATTTGGTTGTGTTGTAACTCCCAGGACTACCCCGGTTGCCGGGCAATCACGGTTTTATAACTTAACCACTTTTAAAAGCTTACTCTCATTTATGAAATGTCCTAAAAGtactatttttttatcttttaactcCACTGAACTTTGTTCCCgttgctttcatttttacttcGTTGCAGCCCTTTTTGCTGCTGGGTTCTCTGCTAGTTAGTATGTTGGGAGGCAGATagtgatttttcttctctatatttcaaCCTATCTCCTCTCCTTTTAACATACATAGTGCTTTGATCTAATTTGGTTTGAAGCCCTGGATTTAACATTGTTTTCCTAGACGTTTAGAGGACACAGAATGTGTAGGGAATTTATAGCACAGCCTGAATTTGACAGGTCAGAACACTGTGCTAATGAGGTCAAGATTATTGCTTTCTTACTTACCGGACTTATTAGCTAAATACTGCATTCTAGGGCCCACTCTTAGGCTCCTGACCTCAGCAAGATGGTCACAGTTTTCCATTTGGTCAAACGGGGGCGCCATGTTCAAGTGTCAAATACTGACTTTAGCACCATCATGCTGAGAAAGGAAAGtataattttccatttgatttgTAACCATTCCACACAGCAGTTATCTTTCTTGACAGTATGGGACTCCTTATCTTCCTAAAAGAGGATAACATGTTTGTGGATGTACGGGAGTGGGACTGGTCTTTTCAGAGTATTTGTCAGGTCTCTTTTAGCCTTGGATTCTCTCGCACAGAGCAAGCAGTGTGTCTTCCATTTGGCTGCTAGTccatagttttatttctgttttgcagGACAGAGAGGGATGCTTCAAACTGGTCCACGGATAAGCTGAAAACGCTGTTCCTGGCAGTGCGGGTGCAAAATGAGGAAGGCAAGTGTGAGGTGACAGAAGTGAATAAGCTTGATGGAGAGGCATCCATTAACAATCGCAAAGGCAAACTTATCTTCTTTTATGAATGGAGCATCAAACTAAACTGGACAGGTAAGTCTGTGCTGGGCCATTAGAACAAAGGCTAACTGCATTTTGGTTGACCTATTAAGGAGCCGGGGAGAACAGTTTTGGGAAGGTTAGGAACTCTTCAGGGGACACAGGGCTGCTTTACTTTTATAGAAATCAGTATTGGGTGCCAAAATTTCTCTGCTGCTGTGGGACACTAAATGCATTTCCTCTCTGTGGGCCTCATAAGCCGCCACCAGTGAAGCAGCTGGGCCACTGAATCTTTGGGCCACATGATATGTTAGGACATTTTATGTCAGGTAACGTTTCCTCAGACTAGCTAACTTTTGTCTCTTGGATGATTGACTTaaaggtgggaaggggagggtttttttggtcttgattttttttttttttttttttttactttctccagTGTGAATCTACCAGTTTAGGCTACCCTGCTAACGAAGTTTCTGTGTGACTATAATTTGGGGTGGTTTTATCCTCCAGTTTTTGTGTCCCTTCTGTGGTGGTACTGGCAAAGAATTGGAGCCATGTATGTGCCCTAGCTGGATGGTCCTGACAATTTTAAAAGGCACTAAAGCTAAAGGAATACATGTGTGGGGCAAAGCATACATTAGATTTGTGCCTCGATGAGCATTTTTCAAGTAAATGGTAAAAAAGAGGAGAAGAGTAGATCTATCTGTtcgtgacttttttttaaaaaattatagtagtCTGAAAGGAACCTTGGGTATCATCTTGCCCAGTCCTTTTTTTATAGATTGAGAAACTGAGGTCAGGAGAAGTGAAGATCAATAATCATCTTGTTGGTTCATTTTGAAATACAGTCAGTTCTGCTGTAACGTGACCCGTGTGTTCCTAAAAATCCCCATACTGTGCAAAATTGCTCAACCAAAACCACAGGGCTTATGGGGAGGATAGGGTTAGGGACACGACACAACACCCAAAAACCTTCATTggtgacacatttttaaaatttaggaacATAAAAATTGATAGCACAGTCCACACATGTTATATGGGAAGAAGTACGTAAATAATACAGTAAACATGGTGCTTTACCTTGAAAAAGACCTGAAGTTCACTTGTGAAAGTGGGCATCAGAAGGGTTGCAGCATGTGGGTTATTGTCGATTGGTGGAAGGAGGGtcagctgaaatcagaagttgtAACACCAGTGTGGGTGGCATGGCTCATAGCACATGGGGAACTGAGGCTGCTGGCAGATAAATGTTTGagatgtgtgtgttttgtgtattcCTGTGCAGCTCATTTCAGCTGGGTGTggttttgtgtgggtgtgtgttcaCCTAGTGTTTCTCGTGAAAGAAATCCTGTGTTAGCAGATGTGAAATTCATGCTGTGATCAGATCGACCACTAATATGTCAGTCACATCggaataaatttgtattttcaaaacaagCATTCTAGCAGAACTGACCGCATTGATTGTTGACCTAAGTTCTCCCTGGCAGAATTCCTGCCAGTGCCACATCCACACGGCTCTTAGTCCCATACAGTAATAACGCAGTTGGCCTCAACAGATCTAATGAGGAAAGACATTTCTTCCAGGGGAGAAGCGGGGAGGGTTGGTTGCGTCTGGCTTTATCTCAGAATAAAGAGGGTCAGTTCAGTAATTCAAAAGAAgtgcaagcaaaaaaaaagtgcaaGCAGAAGAGTAGCTAGGACTCTAGAGCAGCCTTTTCCTGCAAAGGGGGAGACTAATGATGTTGCATTGCTTTTGACAGGTACCTCTAAGTCTGGAGTACAGTACAAGGGACATGTGGAGATCCCCAATTTGTCTgatgaaaacagtgtggatgaaGTAGAGGTTTGTGCTTCCTAATTCCTCATCTGAGTCTTCCACATTCTGTAttctcagatgagaaaaatgacttCCCGTTCAAGATTAAAGCCCAGGCCTGGCCCAAGCATTCAGAACCTCAGTTTGTAGATGATTTCCTAGGTCTGTGGTGCCATTGAGAGCTTCCAGCACAGCTTGTGCGTGTTTAATTACTCCGCTTTAGCTAGTAACTTGGGTTCTAATGTTAGCCACCTTGGCTTTGGCAGAATGCAAGAAGGAACACTCATGGGGATTGGAAAAATACCCCAACCCTCACACGTTTCCTTTGGAAATGTCAGCAGCTATCTGATTGCTCAGCACCCACATTCCATGTCGTGGGTGCCCCTCAAGTTATTTACCACCTACTTCTGATCTTTCACTCAGATTAGTGTGAGCCTTGCCAAAGATGAGCCTGACACAAATCTCGTGGCCTTAATGAAGGAAGAAGGGGTGAAACTCCTAAGAGAAGCAATGGGAATTTACATCAGCACCCTCAAAACAGGTATCCCTTGAGTAGTTAACGTATGCCTTGAGGAGGTagttccctcccacccccgaccATCAGACTCTGATTAAGGGTCCTGACAGTCCTTTCTTTGCCAGATGGGTAAAAgatttgtgggggagggggcttatTTCACCTCAAAATCAAATCAATCTATAAACTCTGAATAAGGGAAAGATATAGAGATGGATTATCTGATATATTgactgttgagcacttgaaatgcagATAGTCCCAAGTCGAGCTGTGCCGTGAGTAGAAAACACGGTGGGTTTTAAAAACTTGGTACCGGAAGAGGAATGTGAAATTACTAATAGCTTTTTATATTGATACGATAGTTTGGATGTATTGGGTTAAATGTGTTACTAAAActaatttcatttctctgttttaacACTTTActgtggctactagaaaacttAAGATTATATTTGAGGCTGTCATTACATTTCTGTTGAACGGTGCGATCTAAAGACTTGGCATCCCTGGACTGCTTGAGCACAGTCCTGGACTATCTTTGACATGCATTCTCCAGGGACACTTAGGGGGTCATTAGGATAGCGGTCAGCTCAGCTCTCCCCTAGAATTCCAGTTCTGCCAGTGTGTTCTGATCTTGGTGTTGGGAGTACATAAAATGACTGTCAAAGAGCACCAGCATACGAGGTGATACCTCTTCTGGTGAGAACGAGTGCTCTGGTGCACTAGGCGTAGCTATTCTACTGAGGTAAGGCAGAGTGGAGAAGGGGGACTAAGTATGCATCTGTGGGTATCTTGCCCTGCTCTTGAATTCCTTGAAAGTGCCACTACATTCGCTGGCTACCATCCATAGGAGACCTCATGTACATTTAACAAGTTGTGTTGCTTCTAATGGAGCGAGATTTAGAATCATCCTAGTTAACATTCTGTGTTCTGTAGCATACACTCAGATACCTGTTTGGCATAGTGCAAAGGTAAAGACCTAAAGTAAGtagactctttctttctttgtcattacTTCATTTGGGGGTAAGACGTCCATGTTTGTCAAACTCTAAAGAAGCCCCACATCTCAGCTACTAAGAAATAACTTCCAGGAgtggggattttattttttcagagttcACGCAGGGCATGATCTTGCCTACAATGAATGGAGAGTCAGTAGACCCAGCCGGGCAGCCAGCACTGAAAACTGAGGAGCGCAAGGTAAATAAGTGGTATTtccatgtgctctttctctgacCCTAACCTCCAAGCCACAGCAGCCTGTGATCTGCCCATGGTGCTTTTTACAGAGTCCACAGTGTGTAGTTGTTTGTCCCTCTTTCACTGGGTTTTAATCATTTATAACAAACCCCTAGAGCAAATGGAAGCCAGCAGGGGCTTCAGAGTTTCTCCTGATTGCATTTAACACCAGTTAGGTTGTGAACACAGGATGGTCTTCAGCTATCTATGTTTTCAGTATTCTTTCTAAGTGGGGTGTTGATATTTCGTACTTTGACACTAGAGGGGTCACGAAGGTACTGGGCTTAGATCACGACATTCACCTATTAGGAAATTGATCAATTTCACCACATTTGCAGGGTGAGCAGCTAGTTTTTGTGGAGCTAGAACTTGTACAGTTCAGGCTCAGCACTTGGTTTGCAGCCCCGCTGCCCTTCTGCCAGCACAGTGACGGAGATTCCCGAGGGGAGGTGGCTGCTTCCAGCTCTTTGAGCACAGAATTTTTCCTGGAGAATTACACTGAGTGCTTCAGAAATGCCCAGTGGTTTGCCAGGTCCTTTGGTCAGTGGGGTTTCCAGTGAGGATCTGTCCTCCACTGGGAGTGTTGTTTTCGGTGGGAACTGAGAACATTCTGGGAAGGTTCCCCTAATGACTGAAACGTCCATCCAGCCTCCTGGAACAATTAGCACTGGAGGCGAAGAAGTTTGTGAGAATGAGTGACAGGCCTGTCCTGGAAGCCACGTCAATGGAGGCTTCCCACCCTCTAAACCTTTCTCGCTGCCGCTTCCACAGGCTAAGTCTGCTCCTTCAAAAACCCAGGCCAGACCTGTTGGTGTCAAAATCCCCACTTGTAAGATCACCCTTAGAGAAACCTTCCTGACATCACCAGAGGAGCTGTATAGAGTCTTTACCACCCAAGAGGTAAGTATAATCTTGTCCGTCAGGCCTCTGGGCATTTGCTGCTCAGGTGACTTGGGATGTTGTAGGCACATCCCCTCTGCATGCAGAGCAGGTACTAAAAAGTGGTGCCATGAGGATTTCCTCGTACAAGTAGCGACAAAGAAAAAACCCTTCTGTGTTCACTCTACTCCTCAAAGTGGACTTGCTCTCTGTCCTCCCGTATAGTGTTTTGGGGTGGTTTAAGTGGGCACCACTGGAAGCATTCTTGTTGGAAAAGTGAATGGATCTGAAGTATTGGCGTCATGGATTTACAAAGAGTTACTCAGGTCAAAGCCCTGAGCAGTGGCTGTCCCTTTGTAGTGGGACATAACAGAAGCCAGTCATTGGACAGAGTGGTGCCTTTGGAAATGAGAGCTAAGGTGTGCAGGCATCACCTGGCGTTTGTCCCTAGGTCCCACTGAGAGGGACATCTTCcctacctctttttctttttttttttttcccccacagctcGTTCAGGCCTTTACCCATGCTCCTGCAATGTTAGAAGCAGACAAAGGTGGGAAGTTTCACCTGGTAGATGGCAACGTCTCTGGGGAATTCACTGATCTGGTGAGTGCCTGCTAGCCCCAGACCCAGGATATAGTCTCAGGTCAGaagaaaaacattcctttttCCAGCTCTGTAGGCAAAATTCAATCTCTCTGGTTAGTAAaacctcatttttttattttcaaaagaatgttGCAGTTGAATTCTCTTGCTTTCCTAGAATTTTTCTCCTCAGAGTTAAATTAGTTCTTCCTGAAGAAATCAAACATGGAAGAGATGTCATGTATATTGGCGGCTGGAACTTTCCATTTGTAGCGCTGAACTGTCACCTGGGCACAGTTGACCGGACTGGACTTGGGAGTGAGAGGAGAGGCCGTAGCCTGTGTTGGTGCAGATGCTACCAACTCCACGGTCCACTTTGTGCCCCCGAGGTGTAGAATTGCACAGACCGTAGGCCGAACGAAAGACAGACAGCTGGTCCCAGCCAGGATCTGGCGCATTGGAGTCTACGGTACACACTGATCTCTCTGGTTATTTTAGGTCCCTGAGAAACTTATTGTGATGAAGTGGAGGTTTAAATCTTGGCCAGAAGGTAAGTATGCATAGTTGCTTAGTGCCATTACCCCCAGaactctttctttcccccttagTCTCCAACCCTGACGGAAACCCTGGATCTtaaacccccctcccctctgcctctccccagggcaTTTTGCCACCATCACCTTGACCTTCATAGACAAGAATGGAGAGACTGAGCTGTGCATGGAAGG
The sequence above is a segment of the Panthera leo isolate Ple1 chromosome B3, P.leo_Ple1_pat1.1, whole genome shotgun sequence genome. Coding sequences within it:
- the AHSA1 gene encoding activator of 90 kDa heat shock protein ATPase homolog 1 produces the protein MAKWGEGDPRWIVEERADATNVNNWHWTERDASNWSTDKLKTLFLAVRVQNEEGKCEVTEVNKLDGEASINNRKGKLIFFYEWSIKLNWTGTSKSGVQYKGHVEIPNLSDENSVDEVEISVSLAKDEPDTNLVALMKEEGVKLLREAMGIYISTLKTEFTQGMILPTMNGESVDPAGQPALKTEERKAKSAPSKTQARPVGVKIPTCKITLRETFLTSPEELYRVFTTQELVQAFTHAPAMLEADKGGKFHLVDGNVSGEFTDLVPEKLIVMKWRFKSWPEGHFATITLTFIDKNGETELCMEGRGIPAPEEERTRQGWQRYYFEGIKQTFGYGARLF